A genomic segment from Streptomyces sp. NBC_00654 encodes:
- a CDS encoding putative quinol monooxygenase translates to MIFIAVKFTVLVAERDNWLSALEDFTVATRSEPGNVFFEWSYSVENPNQFVLLEAFADATAGEAHVKSDHFTAAIGTMSDMVAEVPEIINVEVPGEGWSRMAEVTPRKR, encoded by the coding sequence ATGATCTTCATCGCCGTCAAGTTCACCGTCCTCGTCGCCGAGCGCGACAACTGGCTCTCCGCGCTGGAGGACTTCACCGTCGCCACCCGTTCGGAGCCGGGCAACGTGTTCTTCGAGTGGTCGTACAGCGTCGAGAACCCGAACCAGTTCGTGCTGCTGGAGGCCTTCGCCGACGCGACGGCGGGCGAGGCGCATGTGAAGTCCGACCACTTCACGGCGGCGATCGGGACGATGTCGGACATGGTCGCCGAGGTGCCCGAGATCATCAATGTCGAGGTGCCGGGCGAGGGCTGGTCCCGGATGGCGGAGGTCACCCCGCGCAAGCGGTGA
- a CDS encoding SDR family NAD(P)-dependent oxidoreductase, giving the protein MSSTTVAAVTTGSPRAALVTGGSRGIGAATALRLAREGADVAVTYVQDEEAALAVVRKIEGYGRRGVALRCDAADAGAAAGAVGRAADALGRLDILVNNAGIGVLGPISTLSTADVDRVLAVNVRAVFLACRAAAGRLADGGRVITVGTALSRYAGGAGGTLYAMSKSALAGLTKPLARELGPRGITVNLIQPGPVDTDLNPADGPFAEGQRSATALARFGTTDEVASLIAYLASADAAYITGTEVVVDGGHAA; this is encoded by the coding sequence CGCCGTCACCACCGGCTCCCCCAGGGCCGCTCTCGTCACCGGCGGCAGCCGCGGCATCGGCGCCGCCACCGCCCTGCGGCTCGCGCGGGAGGGGGCCGATGTGGCCGTGACCTACGTACAGGACGAGGAGGCCGCCCTGGCGGTCGTCCGGAAGATCGAGGGCTACGGGCGCCGCGGCGTCGCCCTGCGCTGCGACGCCGCGGACGCGGGGGCCGCCGCCGGGGCCGTCGGCCGCGCGGCGGACGCGCTGGGGAGACTCGACATCCTCGTCAACAACGCGGGCATCGGTGTCCTCGGACCGATCTCCACGCTCAGTACCGCCGATGTCGACCGGGTGCTGGCCGTGAACGTACGGGCGGTCTTCCTCGCCTGCCGGGCGGCGGCCGGCCGGCTCGCCGACGGGGGGCGCGTCATCACCGTCGGTACGGCCCTGAGCCGCTACGCCGGTGGCGCGGGCGGCACGCTCTACGCGATGAGCAAGTCCGCGCTGGCCGGTCTCACCAAGCCGCTCGCCCGGGAACTCGGTCCGCGCGGCATCACGGTGAACCTGATCCAGCCCGGTCCCGTCGACACGGACCTCAACCCGGCCGACGGCCCGTTCGCCGAGGGCCAGCGCTCCGCGACCGCACTCGCCAGGTTCGGCACGACGGACGAAGTGGCTTCCCTGATCGCTTACTTGGCGAGTGCCGACGCGGCGTACATCACCGGGACGGAGGTCGTGGTCGACGGCGGCCACGCGGCCTGA